The DNA region CAGCCCGGCACGCTCTACCGCGAGGTGTTCGACGCCGAGCAGCGGGCACGTTTCCTGGAGACGCTCACCGGCCAGGGGCGTTCGATCACCGTCGACGCCATCCGCGAGCGCTTCTTCCAGTACTGGACGAACGTCGACGCCGCACTCGGCGCCGCGCTGCGCGACCGCGTCTGATCCTCGCGATCACCGGAACGGAAACGGCCTCCCGGAGACTTCGGTCTCCGGGAGGCCGTTTCGTCGTCCCCGGCACTGCCGGGCGCGTCAGGCGCCGACCGGCTCCGGTTCGGGGACGATCGCCTCGAACGCCACCTCGCCCGCCGGGGTCATCCACGCCCGCAGCATCGCGCGGATGGCGCCGGCCATGTCGATCGACCGGTCGAACAGCCACTGGGTCTGCAGACCGTCCATGGTCGCGGTCAGGCGCAAAGCCGCGTCGTGCGGATCGATGTCGGGTCGCAGCTGACCGGACGCGATGGCGAGCGCGATCGCCTGTCCGGTGCTCGAACGGATCCTCTCGTAACGGCGCCGGAAGTACTCGTGCGCCGGGTGATCGGCAGCCGACGCCTCGGACGACAACCGCACGAAAAGCTCGATCAGACCCGGCACGAGACGGTTGTGGTCGGCGAGGTCGACCATTCCGCGCAGCACGCCCATACCGCCGTAGCCGCGGGCGTAGGGACGGAAGCGGTCGCGATCCTCGATGTCGCGGGCTTCGAGCACGGCTTCGAGCAGGGCTTCCTTGTCGGCGAAGTGGTGCAGCAGTCCCGCGCGTGAGATGCCGCACACCGCGGCGATCTCGAGGATCGTCGCCGAGAGGAAGCCGCGTTCGGCGAAGTGGTCCGAGGCCACGCGGATGATCTCCTCGCGGCGCGCTCGGCCGTTCGCGTATCCGCGCCCTCGCAGCGTCGTCGCATCAGCCATGGGGGAAACCGTAGCACCGCTCTTGACAAAACCGACACAAGTGTAGATATTTAACCGAACCACCCGCCGCACCCGCACCGCCCGCCGTACCCGAAAGACCCGCCGTACCGAACGAAGGAGTTCCCGTGAGCGCGATCGCGCACCCGTACCAGGACCGCACCCTGACCGTGGATCAGCGTGTCGAGGACCTGCTCACCCGAATGACGCTCGAGGACAAGGCGGGGCAGATGTTCCAGCCGATGGCGACCCTCGGCGACGACCTCGACGCCCCCGGCCTGTTCGGCTCCCCGTCGATGCGCACCATCATCGACCGTGGCATCACGCACGTGAACATCCTGCAGGCCCCGTCGGCGCGGGAGATCGCCGCATGGCACAACGCCCTGCAGGAGGAGGCCCGGCGACGCGGCCTCGGCATCCCGTTCTCTCTGTCGAGCGATCCGCGTCATTCGTTCTCGAACAACCCGGCCGCCGCGCTCATCGCCGGCCCCTTCTCGCAGTGGCCGGAGTTCCTCGGTTTCGGCGCCATCGACGACCCCGAGCTCACCCGCCGCTTCGCCGAGGTCGTGCGTCGCGAGTACCTGGCCGTCGGCATCCGCACCGCCCTGCACCCGCAGATCGACCTCGCCACCGAGCCGCGCTGGGCGCGGGCTTCCGGCACGTTCGGCCAGAGCGCGGAGGTGACCGGGCGTCTCGGCGTCGCCTACACGCTCGGGTTGCAGGGCGACGAGCTCGGAGCCGAATCGGTCTCGGCCATGGCCAAGCACTTCCCCGGGGGCGGCCCCCAGCTCGACGGCGAGGATCCGCACTTCTCATACGGCCGCGAGCAGGTGTACCCGGGCGGACGATTCGACCTGCACCTGCAACCGTTCCGCGACCTGCTGGCCGCCGGCGTCTCGCAGATCATGCCCTACTACGGCATGCCGATCGGCACCGAGTACGAAGAGGTCGGCTTCGGCTTCAACAAGCAGATCATCCAAGGCCTGCTGCGTGACGAGCTGGGCTTCGACGGGATCGTGTGCACCGACTGGGGCATCCTGTCCCGCACCTTCTGGGGTGTGGAGTCGCTCACCTACGACGAGCGGATGATGAAGTCGCTCGATGCCGGTGTGGACCAGTTCGGCGGTGAGTTCAACCCGAAGGCTCTGATCGGGCTCGTCCGGGCGGGCTCGGTGCCCGAGTCCCGGCTCGACACCTCGGTGCGCCGGCTGCTGCGTGAGAAGTTCCGTCTCGGGCTGTTCGACGACGCACGGTTCGTCGATGTCGAAGCTGCGGATGCGATCGTCGGTCGGGAAGACGCCCGCGCCGCCGGACTCGAGGCCCAGGCACGTTCACTCACGTTGCTCACGAACGGCGGCGGGGCGGCGCATCTGCCGCTGCAGGGGCGCCCGACCGTCTACGTCGAAGGCCTCGACCCCGTCGAGCTCGCCGGCTGGGCCGATGTGGTCACCGACCCCGACCGCGCTGACGTCGCGATCGTGCGCACCGACGCCCCGTGGGAACCACGCGGCAACGGGGCCGACATCGAATCGTTCTTCCGCGCCGGATCCCTCGAGTTCCACGACGACGAACTCGCGCACCTGCGCGATCTGGCCGCCCGCGTGCCGCTCGTGCTCGACGTCTACCTCGATCGTCCGGCGATCCTCGCCCCGCTTCTCGACGTCGCCTCGACGATCATCGCGAACTACGGCGCATCCGACACCGCGCTCGTGAATGTGCTGTTCGGCGCGGTGGAGCCCCAGGGGTCGCTGCCCTTCGAGGTGCCGTCGTCGATGGAAGCCGTGGCGGCGAGCCGCCCCGACGTGCCGTCGGACACGGTCGACCCGTCGTTCGCGTTCGGCCACGGCCTCCGGTACCTCGACTGGTCGCCTGCCGCACGACCCGACCCCGCGTCCACGACGATCGAGATGGCGGATGTCGCCGCACCCGGCGGACGCTTCGACCTCACCAGCGCGACCGTCGCCCAGGTGCTCGCCGATGCCGAGGCGCTCGCGATCATCGCCGAGCTCGTCCCCGAACTGCCGGGCAACCCCATGCTCGCCGCAGCGCAGAACATGCCGCTCGACACCGTCCTCGGCTTCGCCGGCGCCACCCTGCCGGCCGAGACGATCGACACGCTGCGCTCCCGCCTGGTGGCGCTCCCCGCCTGACTCTGTTCTGCACGACCTGTTCTGTCCAGCCAGTTCTGCCCCGCCCGTTCTGCCCGACCTGAGAGGACCACGACGACGATGTCTGGAACGCCCGCAACCCCCGAGAGCACCGTCCCCGAGAGCACCGTCCCGATCACGGAGACGACGTTCATCCGCACCGCCGCCGGCAACGACGACCCGCCCCCGCCCCTCAAGGGGATCCGGCGCCTGCTCGGCTGGATCATCCCCGCCAACCTCGGCATCTTCCTGATCTGGGGCGCGGTCCCCGGCATCCTCCTCCCCCAGCAGGTCACGATCACGCTCGGCGAGGAGAACAAGGTCGCCAACCTCGCGATCATCGCGACGATCGGTGCGTTCGCGGCGATGATCGCGCAGCCGATCGCCGGGCAGATCTCCGACCGGACGCGTTCCCGCTTCGGCCGGCGTGCACCGTGGATGATCGTCGGCGTCCTCGCCGGAGGCCTGGCCCTGGTCGGCCTCGCCTTTGCGGACTCCCTGGTCGGCATCGCCATCGCGTGGACTCTGGTGCAGATCGCGTACAACTTCGCCCAGGGCCCGCTCTCCGCCGTGATGCCCGACCGCGTGCCCCTCAAGCGCCGGGGAACCTTCGCCGCCCTCTCCGGCATCGGCCTCATGGTCGGCTCGCTCGGCGGTCAGATCGTCGGCTCCCTGTTCTTCAACAGCATCGCCGCGGGCTACGTGGTCTTCGCGGTCTTCGCCCTCGTCGTCATCACACTGTTCGTCGTGTTCAACCCGGACTACTCGAGCGAACGGATCACGCCCGAGCCGTTCGACCTCAGCGCGTTCCTGCGCACCTTCTGGGTCAGCCCGATCAAGCACCCCGACTTCTTCTGGGCGTTCCTCGGCCGCCTGCTGCTGTTCACGGGCTACTTCTCCGTGACCGGATATCAGCTCTACATCATGACCGACTATCTGCACATCGAGAAGCCCGAGACGGTCATCCCGCTGGTCGGGCTCCTCAGCCTCGCCGGCATCCTGATCTCCACGATCATCTCCGGTCCACTCTCCGACAGGGTCGGGCGACGCAAGCCGTTCGTGTTCGCCTCGTCGGTGGTCACCGGTCTTGCACTGCTGCTGCCGTGGATCTCACCGACGATCGAGGCGTGGATGATCATGTCGTTCATCGCCGGGCTCGGGTTCGGCATGTTCCAGGCCGTCGACACCGCACTGATGAGCGAGGTGCTCCCCTCGGCGCAGTCGTTCGCGAAAGACCTCGGGGTCGTGAACATCGCGGCCACCCTGCCCCAGACGCTGGCCCCCGGAGTCTCGGGTCTGATCGTGATCGCATTCGGCTTCGCCGGGCTCTTCCCCGTGGGCATAGTCCTGTCGGTGCTCGGCGCGTTCGCGGTGTGGCCGATCAGGTCGACGCGCTGATCCCGCACCTGACGCCGCCGTCCAGGAACAGGGCCAAGATGGAGAGGTGGCCGTCCCTCTCTCCGACCTGACCAGCATGCCCGAACCCCAGCAGGTGTACGCCGCCGACGGCACACGACTGGCGACCTACACCTGGGGCGAGTTCGACGCCCCCGTCGTGGTGATCGTGCACGGCTTCGCGTCGAGCGCGCGCGACAACTGGGTGCTCACCGGATGGGTACGCGAGCTGACGCGCGCGGGTTATCGCGTGCTGGCACTGGATCAGCGCGGCCACGGCCTCAGCGAGAAGCCACATGACCCCGACGGTTACCGGATCCGCACACTCGTGACCGATGTCGAGACCGTGATGGACACGTACCTCGTCGACGACGCCCTCTACGTCGGCTACTCGCTCGGCGCACGCGTGGGCTGGGAGGTCGTTCGCGAGCTGCCGCACCGCATCGGACGTGCAGTGCTGGGAGGGGTGCCGGACGGCATCCCCCTGGCGCGACTCGATCTCGAACAGGTCCGGAAGTACATCGCCGACGGCACCCCGGTGGCCGATCGGACCACGCAGAACTACATCGCGCTGACCGAACGGGTACCGGGAAACGACCTGCAGGCACTCGTCGCGCTCGCGGAGGGCATGCGGGCGTCGGGCATGATCGACCCCGATCCCTCGGATGCGCCGACGCGGCCGATCCTCTTCGCCACCGGCTCGAAGGACGCGATCATCGAGGGTTCGCGGGCGCTGGCCGCAGCCGCCCCCGACGGACGGTTCTTCGAGATCCCGAACCGGAACCACTTCAACGCCCCGGGCTCGCGCGACTTCAAGGACGCGGCCGTGGCGTTCCTCGCCGAGGCGTAGACCGCTCACGAGGAATGGCCCGGTCGGATGCGACCGGGCCATTCTCGGGTTCCGCGTCAGACGGTGGCGGCGGCCTCGTCGCGCTTCGGCAGCACCCAACCCGCACGCGGGAAGTGGCACGTGTAGCCGTTCGGGTACTTGATCAGGTAGTCCTGGTGCTCTTCCTCGGCCTGCCAGAACGGCCCTGCCGGCTCGATCGTGGTGACGGCCTTCGCCGGCCACAGGCCCGAAGCGTCGACATCGGCGATGGTGTCGCGCGCGATCGCCTCCTGCTCGGGGGTGAGCGGGAAGATCGCCGAGCGGTAGCTCGAACCGATGTCGTTGCCCTGACGGTTCAGCGTCGACGGGTCGTGGATCTGGAAGAAGAACGCCAGGATGTCGCGGTAGGTCGTCTTCGTCGGGTCGAACACGATCTCCACGGCCTCGGCATGGCCGGGGTGGTTGCGGTAGGTCGCGTGCTCGTTCGAGCCGCCGGTGTAGCCGACCCGGGTGTCGAGCACACCGGGCTGACGGCGGATCAGGTCTTCCATCCCCCAGAAACAGCCGCCGGCGAGAACGGCCGTCTCGGTCCCGGGCGTGCGGGTGATGGTTCCGGTGTCGGTCATGACTGCTCCTCGGTGGTGTCGGAAGGTGCGGGGGTGTCGGTGGTGGGGCGTGCGAAGAGGGCGCTGTAGCGACCGTACCCCTCTTCCTCCAGGCTTTCGGCCGGGATGAAGCGGAGAGCCGCCGAGTTCATGCAGTAGCGCAGGCCGCCCTCGGCGCGCGGGCCGTCGTCGAACACATGACCGAGGTGGCTGTCGGCGACGGCCGAGCGCGCCTCGGTGCGCTTCATCCACAGCGAGCGGTCGGTGCGCGTGGTCACGGCATCCGCGTCGATGGGCTTCGTGAAGCTCGGCCATCCGGTGCCGCTGTCGAACTTGTCGGTCGACGAGAACAGAGGCTCGCCCGAGACGACGTCGACGTAGATGCCGTCGTCGTGGTTGTCCCAGTACGCGTTGCGGAAGGGCGGCTCGGTCGCGTCCTGCTGGGTCACCCGATACTGCAGAGGGGTGAGGCCGCTGACGGCCTCGGGGGTCGTGCCGTAGTCGTTCGACATGATCTGACTCCTTGTCCGACGTCGCTGGCTGCGCCGTCATAGAGGAGAACCGACGAGCGGCCCGTTTTGGTCCCGCGGCCCTGAGAACGGGCTGTGAGTTTCTGCGGGCCGCTCGTCGGCGGGACAGAAGACGACGAGGGGTCAGCGGACCTTCTGCCAGGGGCCGCCGGTCGCCGCGGCATCGGGCTGCTGGTTGCGCGTCCACCACTTCGCCTCGAAGCGCGTGCCGGCATGTACGACGACTTCTCCTGCGGTGAAGACGCGGGTGGGCGTCCACACGACTGCCCCGTCGATGTCCGTCGCGAACTCCTGCCACGGACCCACGGGGTCGCCGGGGCGCTGGTCACGCGTCCACCACGACGCCTGCCACAGCCGCCCGTCGAGCGACACGAGCTCGCCGCCGGCATAGACGGTCTGCGCGCTCCACCCCGCAGCGGTGGGCAGGGACAGCGTCGCCGGCTCGACGGAGTCCGACACCGAGCGGACTCCGTTGACCCCCGTCACCTCGAAGGATGCCGCGGCGATCGAGCCCCGCGCGACGTCTTCTGTCGTGAGCCGGACGACGATCGCCTCGAGGGGTGCCGCCTCACCGGGGACGAGCGAGCCGACATCCGCTCCGGCAGCGGTCACGGCATCGAGCACGACGTTGCCCGTGTTCTCGACGGTGCGCGTCCAGGTCACGGTGTCGGAGGCATCCGCCACGCCGTTCCCGTTCTCGTCGGCCCAGTCTCCGACCGTCGCACCGGACAACGCGGGGGTGCGCGCGATCACGTCGATCTCGCCGCCCGCCACCGTCACGCGCTTCGTGGTCTGCCCTGCCGCCTCGACGGTCCAGGTGGTGTCGGCCACGAAGAAGCCGCGGTCGATTTCGGCCTGGGTCACGGTGTGGCGCGCCGACCCGCAGTCGTACCCCGCACCGACCGCGAGATCCCGGTAGCGGCAGTTGCCGGCCGCCGGCGGGAGGAAGGGCGAGAAGTCACCGGTCGCGGGAACGACGGTGACCACCATCGGGCTGCGGTTGTCGACCCGGAACGTATACGGCACCTGCGTGCCCACCGCGTACGGGTTCGCCGCCAGGTCGCGCCCGGCATCCGCCCGCGCGCCCGTGATCGTGGCCGCGAGCACGCCGTCGCGCAGCACCACGGGGGCAGCCGCGTGGGTCACGGTGACCGCGGGTGCCGAGCCGTCGACGGGAGCCACGGTGAACGCGAACTCCGGCGTGTACCAGCCACGATCGATGTCGGCCTGTGTGAGCGTGCGCCGTGGGGT from Microbacterium sp. SY138 includes:
- a CDS encoding TetR/AcrR family transcriptional regulator, yielding MADATTLRGRGYANGRARREEIIRVASDHFAERGFLSATILEIAAVCGISRAGLLHHFADKEALLEAVLEARDIEDRDRFRPYARGYGGMGVLRGMVDLADHNRLVPGLIELFVRLSSEASAADHPAHEYFRRRYERIRSSTGQAIALAIASGQLRPDIDPHDAALRLTATMDGLQTQWLFDRSIDMAGAIRAMLRAWMTPAGEVAFEAIVPEPEPVGA
- a CDS encoding glycoside hydrolase family 3 N-terminal domain-containing protein, coding for MSAIAHPYQDRTLTVDQRVEDLLTRMTLEDKAGQMFQPMATLGDDLDAPGLFGSPSMRTIIDRGITHVNILQAPSAREIAAWHNALQEEARRRGLGIPFSLSSDPRHSFSNNPAAALIAGPFSQWPEFLGFGAIDDPELTRRFAEVVRREYLAVGIRTALHPQIDLATEPRWARASGTFGQSAEVTGRLGVAYTLGLQGDELGAESVSAMAKHFPGGGPQLDGEDPHFSYGREQVYPGGRFDLHLQPFRDLLAAGVSQIMPYYGMPIGTEYEEVGFGFNKQIIQGLLRDELGFDGIVCTDWGILSRTFWGVESLTYDERMMKSLDAGVDQFGGEFNPKALIGLVRAGSVPESRLDTSVRRLLREKFRLGLFDDARFVDVEAADAIVGREDARAAGLEAQARSLTLLTNGGGAAHLPLQGRPTVYVEGLDPVELAGWADVVTDPDRADVAIVRTDAPWEPRGNGADIESFFRAGSLEFHDDELAHLRDLAARVPLVLDVYLDRPAILAPLLDVASTIIANYGASDTALVNVLFGAVEPQGSLPFEVPSSMEAVAASRPDVPSDTVDPSFAFGHGLRYLDWSPAARPDPASTTIEMADVAAPGGRFDLTSATVAQVLADAEALAIIAELVPELPGNPMLAAAQNMPLDTVLGFAGATLPAETIDTLRSRLVALPA
- a CDS encoding MFS transporter, whose product is MSGTPATPESTVPESTVPITETTFIRTAAGNDDPPPPLKGIRRLLGWIIPANLGIFLIWGAVPGILLPQQVTITLGEENKVANLAIIATIGAFAAMIAQPIAGQISDRTRSRFGRRAPWMIVGVLAGGLALVGLAFADSLVGIAIAWTLVQIAYNFAQGPLSAVMPDRVPLKRRGTFAALSGIGLMVGSLGGQIVGSLFFNSIAAGYVVFAVFALVVITLFVVFNPDYSSERITPEPFDLSAFLRTFWVSPIKHPDFFWAFLGRLLLFTGYFSVTGYQLYIMTDYLHIEKPETVIPLVGLLSLAGILISTIISGPLSDRVGRRKPFVFASSVVTGLALLLPWISPTIEAWMIMSFIAGLGFGMFQAVDTALMSEVLPSAQSFAKDLGVVNIAATLPQTLAPGVSGLIVIAFGFAGLFPVGIVLSVLGAFAVWPIRSTR
- a CDS encoding alpha/beta hydrolase, which codes for MAVPLSDLTSMPEPQQVYAADGTRLATYTWGEFDAPVVVIVHGFASSARDNWVLTGWVRELTRAGYRVLALDQRGHGLSEKPHDPDGYRIRTLVTDVETVMDTYLVDDALYVGYSLGARVGWEVVRELPHRIGRAVLGGVPDGIPLARLDLEQVRKYIADGTPVADRTTQNYIALTERVPGNDLQALVALAEGMRASGMIDPDPSDAPTRPILFATGSKDAIIEGSRALAAAAPDGRFFEIPNRNHFNAPGSRDFKDAAVAFLAEA
- the msrA gene encoding peptide-methionine (S)-S-oxide reductase MsrA, with the translated sequence MTDTGTITRTPGTETAVLAGGCFWGMEDLIRRQPGVLDTRVGYTGGSNEHATYRNHPGHAEAVEIVFDPTKTTYRDILAFFFQIHDPSTLNRQGNDIGSSYRSAIFPLTPEQEAIARDTIADVDASGLWPAKAVTTIEPAGPFWQAEEEHQDYLIKYPNGYTCHFPRAGWVLPKRDEAAATV
- the msrB gene encoding peptide-methionine (R)-S-oxide reductase MsrB; this encodes MSNDYGTTPEAVSGLTPLQYRVTQQDATEPPFRNAYWDNHDDGIYVDVVSGEPLFSSTDKFDSGTGWPSFTKPIDADAVTTRTDRSLWMKRTEARSAVADSHLGHVFDDGPRAEGGLRYCMNSAALRFIPAESLEEEGYGRYSALFARPTTDTPAPSDTTEEQS